The Denitrificimonas caeni genome has a segment encoding these proteins:
- the rnhA gene encoding ribonuclease HI yields the protein MTDKVEIYTDGACKGNPGPGGWGALLVYKGKELELWGGEADTTNNRMELTAAIRGLAELKKPCAVHLVTDSKYVMQGIQEWLENWKKRGWKTAAKKPVRNVDLWQLLDEQVSRHDVEWQWVRGHTGHPGNERADQLANRGVEEVLA from the coding sequence ATGACAGATAAAGTGGAAATTTATACCGATGGTGCCTGTAAAGGTAACCCTGGCCCTGGCGGCTGGGGAGCATTGTTGGTGTACAAAGGCAAAGAATTAGAACTGTGGGGCGGTGAAGCAGATACCACCAATAACCGTATGGAATTGACCGCAGCGATTCGCGGTTTAGCTGAGCTGAAAAAGCCCTGTGCGGTGCATTTAGTGACTGACTCCAAGTATGTGATGCAAGGCATTCAAGAATGGCTGGAAAACTGGAAAAAGCGCGGCTGGAAAACAGCGGCGAAAAAGCCGGTGAGAAACGTCGACCTTTGGCAGCTGCTTGATGAGCAGGTATCCCGTCATGATGTTGAATGGCAGTGGGTACGCGGCCATACCGGTCACCCTGGGAATGAGCGCGCAGACCAATTAGCCAATCGCGGTGTAGAAGAGGTTTTAGCATGA
- the dnaQ gene encoding DNA polymerase III subunit epsilon: MSKPVLSNRRVVLDTETTGMPVGDGHRIIEIGCVELDGRQLTGRHYHVYIQPDRTIDEGAIAVHGITDEYLKDKPRFKDIADEFFEFIQGAELVIHNAPFDIGFIENEFALQGQSERANVSEYCTVLDTLVLARERHPGQRNNLDALCKRYGVDNSGRDLHGALLDAEILAEVYLAMTGGQTNLSLAGDSGDDGSGYIRPSPIQRLAADREPLTVLAANAEELAAHQKFLERIKKASGVELAW; this comes from the coding sequence ATGAGCAAACCCGTTTTATCTAATCGCCGCGTAGTGCTCGATACAGAAACTACAGGTATGCCGGTTGGCGATGGCCACCGCATCATTGAAATTGGTTGTGTTGAATTGGACGGACGTCAGCTGACTGGGCGCCATTACCATGTCTATATTCAGCCTGATCGTACGATTGATGAAGGCGCTATTGCTGTCCACGGTATTACTGATGAATACCTGAAAGATAAGCCGCGCTTTAAAGACATTGCCGATGAGTTTTTCGAGTTTATTCAAGGCGCAGAGCTGGTCATCCATAACGCGCCCTTTGATATTGGCTTTATCGAAAATGAATTTGCTCTGCAAGGGCAAAGCGAGCGCGCCAACGTCAGTGAATATTGCACAGTTCTAGATACCTTGGTGCTGGCCCGTGAGCGTCACCCAGGGCAGCGTAATAACCTCGATGCCTTGTGTAAGCGTTACGGCGTTGATAACTCAGGGCGAGATTTACACGGCGCTTTGTTGGATGCGGAGATTCTGGCTGAAGTCTATTTAGCCATGACTGGCGGGCAAACCAACTTGTCTTTGGCTGGTGACAGCGGTGATGATGGCTCAGGTTATATTCGCCCCAGTCCTATTCAGCGCTTAGCTGCAGACCGAGAGCCTTTAACAGTGCTGGCTGCTAACGCAGAAGAGTTGGCCGCGCACCAAAAGTTTTTGGAGAGAATAAAAAAGGCCAGCGGAGTTGAGCTGGCCTGGTAA
- the nhaB gene encoding sodium/proton antiporter NhaB produces the protein MSKSFAGAFGRNFLGQSPTWYKQTILFFLILNPFVLLSLGPAVAGWLLVAEFIFTLAMALKCYPLQPGGLLVTEAIIMGLATPDALYAELLQNFPVILLLMFMVAGIYFMQELLLTVFSQILLKVKSKSLLSLLFCALAAFLSAFLDALTVTAVLISVAVGFYSVYHKVASGKSPREDSNYGSDTDVIELHREDLEEFRAFLRSLLMHAAVGTALGGVSTIVGEPQNLLIGKTLGWDFGEFFAHMYPVAMPVFIAGLCTCLLLEKMHWFGYGAKLPKPVRKVLAEFDQEERKRRTNTQRAALVVQGIAAVILMLGLAFHVAEVGLIGLLVIVLITSLNGITDENQIGRAFQDALPFTALLVVFFAVVAVIQEQGLFAPVIGWVLGLPIEQQPSMLFVANGLLSAISDNVFVATIYITEVEKAFAAGQMTREHFDLLAIAINTGTNLPSVATPNGQAAFLFLLTSAISPLVRLSYGRMAFMAFPYAVVMSLVGWWAVTHWA, from the coding sequence ATGTCCAAATCTTTTGCCGGCGCTTTCGGCCGTAACTTCCTAGGGCAGTCGCCCACTTGGTATAAGCAGACAATTCTGTTCTTCTTAATCCTTAACCCTTTCGTACTGCTGAGCCTAGGCCCAGCAGTGGCCGGTTGGTTATTAGTTGCCGAGTTTATCTTCACCCTTGCCATGGCGCTTAAGTGTTACCCGCTACAACCCGGGGGGTTACTGGTCACTGAAGCCATTATCATGGGGCTAGCCACGCCCGACGCGCTGTATGCGGAGTTGCTGCAAAACTTCCCGGTGATTCTGCTACTGATGTTTATGGTGGCGGGCATTTACTTTATGCAGGAACTGCTGCTAACGGTGTTTTCGCAGATACTACTTAAAGTGAAGTCCAAATCACTGCTCAGCCTGCTGTTTTGCGCCCTTGCTGCTTTCTTATCAGCCTTCCTTGATGCGCTCACTGTTACCGCGGTGTTGATCAGTGTGGCTGTGGGGTTCTATTCGGTGTACCACAAGGTGGCATCCGGCAAGAGTCCGCGCGAAGATAGCAACTACGGCTCTGACACTGATGTGATTGAATTGCACCGTGAAGACCTAGAAGAGTTCCGTGCCTTTTTACGTAGCTTATTAATGCACGCTGCAGTGGGTACCGCCCTAGGTGGGGTCAGCACCATTGTTGGTGAGCCACAAAACCTCTTGATTGGTAAAACCCTGGGCTGGGACTTTGGTGAGTTCTTCGCGCACATGTACCCCGTGGCGATGCCCGTCTTTATTGCCGGCTTATGCACCTGTCTACTGCTAGAAAAAATGCACTGGTTTGGTTACGGTGCAAAACTTCCTAAGCCGGTACGCAAAGTTCTGGCAGAGTTTGATCAAGAAGAGCGTAAGCGTCGCACCAATACCCAAAGAGCTGCTTTAGTAGTGCAAGGTATTGCCGCTGTAATCTTGATGCTTGGCTTGGCCTTTCACGTGGCTGAGGTGGGCTTGATTGGTCTACTGGTAATTGTCTTGATTACCTCGCTCAACGGTATCACTGACGAAAACCAAATTGGCCGTGCATTCCAAGATGCCCTTCCGTTCACTGCTTTATTAGTAGTGTTCTTTGCTGTGGTTGCGGTTATCCAAGAGCAAGGCTTATTCGCCCCAGTGATTGGCTGGGTGTTGGGCCTACCAATTGAGCAGCAGCCTTCAATGCTGTTTGTGGCCAACGGCCTGCTCTCCGCGATCAGTGATAACGTTTTCGTAGCCACTATTTATATCACCGAAGTTGAGAAAGCTTTTGCTGCGGGACAAATGACCCGTGAGCACTTTGACTTATTAGCTATCGCCATTAACACCGGTACTAACTTACCCAGCGTGGCGACACCAAACGGTCAAGCAGCATTCTTATTCTTACTGACCTCGGCGATTTCGCCTCTGGTGCGCTTGTCCTACGGTCGCATGGCATTTATGGCTTTCCCTTACGCCGTAGTAATGAGCCTTGTGGGCTGGTGGGCTGTGACCCACTGGGCATAA
- a CDS encoding crotonase/enoyl-CoA hydratase family protein — protein sequence MSEYSAFTVELNDNVAHVQINRPEKINAMNAEFWSEIRDIFAWVEETPEVRVVVLSGAGKHFSSGIDLMLLAQVGGQLGKEVGRNARALKRKIEELQSSFNAVDACSKPVIAAIQGYCLGGAIDLISACDMRYSTADAQFAIKEIDVGMAADVGTLQRLPHIIGDGIMRELAYTGRTVHGEEAQRIGLVNSIYADQEALMTAVFEIAQSIAKKSPIAVQGSKEMIRYMRDHTIADGLNYIATWNAAMLQAEDLRVAMAAHMSKQTPEFKD from the coding sequence GTGAGTGAGTACAGCGCATTTACAGTTGAATTAAACGATAATGTTGCCCATGTGCAAATTAATCGTCCAGAAAAAATCAATGCGATGAACGCAGAATTCTGGTCAGAAATACGCGATATATTTGCCTGGGTCGAAGAAACCCCTGAAGTGCGTGTTGTGGTGTTATCTGGCGCCGGCAAGCATTTCTCTTCAGGTATTGACTTGATGTTGTTGGCCCAAGTTGGCGGACAATTGGGTAAAGAAGTGGGACGCAATGCGCGTGCGCTAAAACGCAAGATTGAAGAGCTACAGTCATCGTTTAATGCTGTAGATGCATGCTCCAAGCCGGTGATCGCCGCGATTCAAGGCTACTGCCTTGGTGGTGCTATTGATTTGATCAGCGCCTGCGATATGCGTTACAGCACCGCCGATGCCCAGTTTGCCATTAAAGAAATTGATGTGGGCATGGCCGCAGACGTTGGTACATTGCAGCGCCTACCGCATATTATTGGTGACGGCATCATGCGTGAGCTGGCTTATACTGGCCGCACGGTACATGGTGAAGAAGCGCAGCGAATTGGCTTAGTCAATAGCATCTACGCTGATCAAGAAGCATTGATGACGGCTGTTTTTGAAATAGCGCAAAGCATCGCTAAGAAGTCACCGATCGCCGTACAAGGCAGTAAGGAAATGATTCGCTATATGCGTGATCATACGATCGCTGATGGCCTTAACTATATTGCAACGTGGAATGCGGCAATGTTGCAGGCAGAAGATTTACGTGTGGCTATGGCCGCGCATATGAGCAAGCAAACACCTGAGTTTAAGGATTGA
- a CDS encoding ferrous iron transporter B, with the protein MGIGATSLSMVRDELFATMAETQQYLEQFLEARDNGALLQHAVTNLQQIKGILSLVELTGAELLAEEAHTLTMDIPVGATEERNEQLTAINNALHVLRSYLEQLEANWIEMPELLLPAINKLRSAGQQTPLPESFFFAARVDSQRPSTPAKPRNAESLALSRRLRHMYQIGLLAFIRDENPQASLRLMMRALLRLDQLYAGQPSSHLYWVGAGALESQADAQLLPKKSRKQLFARIDREIKLQCDNPDYVAPRSVIKDLLYLIALANSTGDIAEQVRNLTNLPDLPFTDHMLDDEYQRLSGPGQNVLRSLSVAIREELTSAKDILDLIERGTAENSVLNNFHNILAKLEKTLSMVGLSGASNALKQHLKKVEGWDEISTIESGSLLALADSLLYIESMVAGLERGERQIKNQKNEPIDENESFARNQLIEARIVVNEEAKSGLSLAKRAITSYLESDGDKMHLANVPSSLMLVRGGLLFLDQERAAEQVGACANYIQTRMLEAETMPSEQQLDTLADALTSLEYYLEGGVLLHAKENRSVLDLADESLRALGVQA; encoded by the coding sequence ATGGGTATTGGCGCAACATCTCTTAGCATGGTTCGCGACGAACTCTTCGCCACCATGGCAGAAACGCAGCAGTATCTAGAGCAGTTTTTAGAGGCTCGTGACAACGGTGCTTTGCTGCAGCATGCCGTAACGAACTTACAACAAATTAAAGGTATTTTATCGCTGGTTGAATTGACCGGAGCTGAATTGCTCGCGGAAGAAGCGCACACCCTGACCATGGATATTCCAGTGGGTGCCACTGAAGAGCGCAACGAGCAGCTCACTGCGATTAATAACGCCTTACACGTATTGCGCAGCTACTTAGAGCAGTTAGAAGCAAACTGGATTGAAATGCCAGAATTACTGCTACCGGCGATCAATAAGTTACGCAGTGCGGGCCAGCAAACCCCTTTACCAGAAAGCTTTTTCTTTGCTGCGCGGGTTGATAGCCAACGCCCAAGCACGCCCGCAAAGCCTAGAAATGCAGAAAGTCTCGCCTTGTCGCGACGCTTGCGTCATATGTATCAAATTGGTTTGCTTGCTTTTATTCGTGATGAAAACCCGCAGGCCAGCTTGCGTTTAATGATGCGCGCGCTGCTGCGCTTAGACCAACTGTATGCCGGCCAGCCCAGCAGTCACCTGTATTGGGTTGGCGCCGGAGCCTTGGAGTCACAAGCAGATGCACAGCTGCTGCCGAAAAAGAGCCGCAAACAGTTATTTGCGCGCATTGACCGGGAAATTAAACTGCAGTGCGACAATCCTGATTACGTCGCACCGCGTAGTGTCATTAAAGACTTACTTTACCTTATTGCTTTAGCCAACAGCACCGGCGACATTGCCGAGCAAGTGCGCAATCTAACCAACTTGCCAGACTTACCCTTTACCGATCACATGCTAGACGATGAGTACCAGCGTCTTTCAGGTCCAGGGCAGAATGTTTTACGCTCCTTGTCGGTAGCAATCCGTGAAGAGCTGACCAGCGCTAAAGATATTTTGGATCTGATTGAGCGTGGTACTGCAGAAAACTCAGTCTTAAATAATTTTCATAATATTTTAGCTAAATTAGAAAAAACCTTATCCATGGTAGGCCTGAGCGGCGCCAGTAATGCGCTAAAACAGCACCTGAAAAAGGTGGAGGGCTGGGACGAAATATCGACCATTGAAAGCGGAAGCTTATTGGCTCTCGCCGACAGCCTGCTGTATATCGAAAGTATGGTCGCAGGATTGGAACGCGGTGAGCGCCAGATAAAAAATCAAAAAAATGAACCCATTGATGAAAATGAGTCATTTGCACGTAATCAACTGATTGAAGCACGCATTGTGGTTAACGAAGAGGCTAAAAGTGGCCTTAGCTTAGCCAAGCGCGCAATCACTTCATACTTAGAGTCTGATGGCGATAAAATGCACTTGGCCAATGTACCCAGCAGTTTGATGCTGGTTCGTGGTGGGCTGTTATTCCTAGACCAGGAGCGTGCTGCAGAGCAGGTTGGAGCCTGTGCAAACTACATTCAAACACGGATGCTTGAGGCAGAAACAATGCCATCAGAGCAGCAGTTAGATACCCTCGCCGATGCTTTGACCAGCCTTGAATATTACTTAGAAGGCGGTGTGCTCTTACATGCGAAAGAAAACCGTAGCGTATTGGACCTAGCCGATGAAAGCTTACGGGCTTTAGGTGTACAGGCGTAA
- the nudC gene encoding NAD(+) diphosphatase: protein MNWQHGMPSTDLSGGLAVAHFRMSFLSDQHSLLFPREWLREQLGKTYIAEQGIGHLNGEAVYVFELAEALELPGLSLENMRHFMMDGRLVLFRLLAFASQIGTWAREHRFCGSCGQAMQQAVGHRMMQCQPCRVQQYPRLSPCMIVVVTRGDEILLGRSPRFISGMYSALAGYAEPNETIEHCVEREVREEVSLEIENIRYITSQNWPFPHSMMFGFHAQYKSGEIIPQPDEIEDAQWFNIHDLPPLPAKNTIARYLIDLYLAQRLGHVEPVLPG, encoded by the coding sequence ATGAATTGGCAGCACGGCATGCCCAGTACTGACTTAAGTGGCGGCTTAGCAGTTGCTCACTTTCGTATGAGCTTTTTAAGTGATCAGCACAGTTTGTTGTTTCCACGGGAATGGTTACGTGAACAATTGGGCAAGACTTATATTGCTGAACAAGGTATTGGCCACTTAAATGGCGAAGCGGTTTATGTTTTTGAGTTGGCTGAGGCGCTTGAGTTACCGGGCTTAAGCTTAGAAAATATGCGCCATTTTATGATGGACGGGCGGTTAGTTTTATTTCGCTTATTAGCCTTCGCCAGCCAGATCGGCACCTGGGCTAGAGAACATCGTTTTTGCGGCAGTTGCGGTCAAGCTATGCAGCAAGCAGTAGGGCATCGCATGATGCAGTGTCAACCGTGCCGAGTGCAGCAGTACCCGCGCTTATCACCCTGCATGATTGTGGTAGTCACCCGTGGTGATGAAATCTTGCTGGGACGTTCACCACGTTTTATTAGCGGTATGTACAGTGCTTTAGCAGGTTACGCCGAACCCAATGAAACCATTGAGCATTGTGTCGAGCGCGAAGTGCGTGAAGAAGTCAGCTTAGAAATTGAAAATATACGTTATATCACCAGTCAAAACTGGCCATTCCCACACTCAATGATGTTTGGCTTTCATGCGCAATACAAAAGCGGCGAGATCATACCGCAACCCGACGAAATCGAAGATGCACAGTGGTTCAATATTCATGATTTACCACCACTGCCAGCCAAAAACACCATTGCACGGTACTTAATTGATTTGTATTTGGCGCAGCGCTTAGGCCACGTTGAACCAGTGTTGCCAGGCTAA
- a CDS encoding TSUP family transporter — protein sequence MSLTLNLVAEPQVLLILVAVAFIAGFIDAIAGGGGLLTIPALLMSGLPPHLVLGTNKLCATFGSATASFAFYRKGLFNPKQWRNGLIATAIGAALGAILAQQLPSEWLNQMLPVVVFACAAYLLFGRTPESHETVNPVIKATRQWPQGLTLGFYDGVAGPGTGAFWTVSTLLLYPLDLLRASGVARSMNFVSNAAALSMFIVSGNVAWTIGLGMGAALMLGATVGARVAIGGGNRFIRPVFILVVMALAARLAWQHWFNVA from the coding sequence ATGTCTCTGACTCTCAATCTCGTTGCCGAACCCCAGGTTTTATTGATTTTAGTGGCGGTAGCCTTTATTGCAGGCTTTATTGATGCCATTGCCGGCGGCGGCGGTTTGCTGACGATTCCTGCGCTGTTAATGTCAGGTTTACCACCACACTTAGTGTTGGGTACCAATAAACTCTGCGCGACCTTTGGCTCAGCAACGGCAAGCTTTGCTTTTTATCGCAAAGGGTTATTTAACCCCAAACAGTGGCGCAACGGATTAATCGCAACAGCAATTGGTGCTGCGTTAGGTGCGATTTTAGCGCAGCAGCTACCCTCTGAATGGCTCAATCAAATGTTGCCAGTAGTGGTTTTTGCCTGCGCTGCCTATTTACTGTTTGGACGGACTCCAGAATCCCACGAAACAGTTAACCCAGTTATAAAAGCAACCCGTCAATGGCCACAAGGTTTAACGCTTGGTTTTTATGACGGTGTTGCTGGCCCAGGTACTGGTGCTTTTTGGACAGTCAGTACACTGTTGCTGTACCCCTTGGACCTGCTGCGGGCCAGCGGTGTCGCCCGCTCGATGAACTTTGTTAGTAATGCTGCGGCATTAAGCATGTTTATCGTTAGCGGTAATGTTGCCTGGACCATTGGTTTAGGCATGGGTGCTGCGTTAATGCTTGGTGCTACCGTAGGCGCGCGAGTTGCTATTGGTGGCGGCAACCGTTTTATTCGTCCAGTCTTTATCTTAGTAGTAATGGCCTTGGCGGCACGATTAGCCTGGCAACACTGGTTCAACGTGGCCTAA
- a CDS encoding DEAD/DEAH box helicase family protein — MLANSPRLTTGTQHDPLLPKLLAAIYQATEIEIAVSFIQPSGLALLFDPLLEALNNGATLHLLTSDYLDITHPLALRQLLMLAERGAHIRIFQCQGNTSFHLKTYIFTQQREAKISKGCAFIGSNNISRTALKDAYEWSWRHDWLPPENSEPAQEFVKIREAFTRLLNDPSSIQLTANWIDTYSARRQVRMPILKQFNGFIDEVLEEPSPNSVQIEALQALLNTRAQGFSRGLVVLATGMGKTWLAAFDALQMGAKRVLFVAHREEILLQAQAVFNRLHHNAHTGLFQGAAKEHEADFVFASVQSLAKAEALQRFSPEHFDYIVVDEFHHASAPSYRSVLQHFNPRFLLGLTATPERTDQADILTLCDNNLVFERNLVHGINEQLLAPIHYYGIYDEFVDYQEIPWRSGRFDPELIEFAFATKKRAQHIYQHWRKHKQSRTLGFCISQRHADYMNDYFQQQGVRSGAVYAGSALTRHNALQQLADGQLDVIFSVDMFNEGTDLPALDTVLMLRPTESKIIFLQQLGRGLRLSASTQKTHVVVLDFLGNHQAFLNSPAALLAEKDRKVLLGTLQQQQPIELANGCFINFAPELVGFWQKLARQIGKSAAEDYQQLRDELGRRPTATEFFHKGYSLPKVRQQAGSWLDLVAAQEHDAELQQLLAAHAEFFSLGVETTSMNKSFKGFLYQAFLELDGVRGAVNTAQLAQRSHRLLEHRPDDMRNELPANLQTVSAESKAWLTYWRKNPINFSCKQDKSSSQAWFIEQDDNFALNFSVAAHLQEAFANYFQELIDLRLAQYFARKNKPYPFVPTPTLQAAEEPNKL; from the coding sequence ATGTTAGCCAATAGCCCTCGACTCACCACTGGCACTCAGCACGATCCTTTACTGCCTAAGTTGCTCGCCGCGATTTATCAAGCCACTGAGATCGAAATTGCCGTGTCCTTTATTCAGCCGTCAGGGCTGGCGCTGCTATTTGATCCTTTATTAGAAGCGCTGAACAATGGCGCAACGCTTCATTTATTAACCTCAGATTATTTAGACATCACCCACCCGCTCGCCTTACGCCAACTGCTGATGCTTGCCGAGCGGGGTGCGCACATTCGTATTTTCCAATGCCAAGGTAATACCAGTTTTCATTTGAAAACCTATATTTTTACGCAACAACGCGAAGCAAAAATCAGTAAAGGCTGTGCATTTATTGGCTCGAACAATATCAGTCGTACAGCACTCAAGGATGCGTATGAATGGTCATGGCGGCATGATTGGCTGCCACCGGAAAATTCCGAGCCTGCGCAAGAGTTTGTAAAAATACGCGAAGCGTTCACCAGGCTGCTGAACGATCCTAGCAGCATACAACTCACCGCTAATTGGATTGATACCTACAGTGCCCGTCGCCAAGTGCGCATGCCGATCTTGAAACAATTTAACGGCTTTATTGATGAGGTTTTAGAAGAGCCGAGTCCTAACAGCGTGCAAATCGAAGCACTGCAAGCCTTGCTCAATACTCGTGCGCAAGGATTTTCACGTGGTCTAGTCGTCCTTGCCACAGGTATGGGGAAAACTTGGTTGGCAGCCTTTGATGCATTACAAATGGGTGCCAAACGCGTGCTCTTTGTCGCGCACCGCGAAGAAATCTTGCTGCAGGCGCAAGCCGTTTTCAACAGACTTCACCACAATGCTCATACCGGTTTATTTCAAGGCGCAGCCAAAGAGCATGAAGCTGATTTTGTCTTTGCCTCAGTGCAAAGCCTCGCCAAAGCAGAAGCGCTACAACGTTTTAGCCCTGAGCATTTTGATTACATCGTTGTGGATGAATTTCATCATGCCAGCGCGCCCAGTTATCGCAGTGTTTTGCAGCATTTTAATCCGCGCTTTTTACTGGGTCTGACAGCAACGCCAGAACGCACAGATCAAGCCGATATTTTGACTCTCTGCGATAACAATCTGGTGTTTGAGCGCAACTTAGTCCACGGCATTAACGAACAATTGCTAGCACCGATTCATTACTACGGCATCTATGATGAATTCGTCGATTACCAAGAAATCCCTTGGCGCAGCGGTCGCTTTGATCCTGAGTTGATCGAGTTTGCTTTCGCCACGAAAAAGCGCGCTCAGCACATTTATCAGCATTGGCGCAAACATAAACAAAGCCGCACACTCGGCTTTTGTATATCGCAGCGCCATGCCGATTATATGAATGACTACTTTCAGCAACAGGGTGTGCGCTCTGGTGCTGTTTATGCAGGCTCAGCCTTGACCCGGCACAACGCTTTGCAACAGCTTGCCGACGGTCAATTGGATGTTATTTTCTCCGTCGATATGTTTAACGAAGGTACCGACTTGCCTGCGTTAGATACCGTACTGATGCTGCGCCCGACAGAATCTAAAATCATTTTCTTACAACAACTGGGCCGAGGCTTGCGCTTATCCGCCAGCACGCAAAAAACTCATGTGGTGGTATTGGACTTTTTAGGCAACCACCAAGCCTTTTTAAATAGCCCAGCCGCACTGTTAGCCGAGAAAGACCGTAAAGTTTTGCTAGGCACACTGCAGCAACAGCAACCGATTGAACTCGCTAACGGCTGCTTTATTAATTTCGCACCGGAACTGGTTGGGTTTTGGCAAAAACTCGCGCGGCAAATAGGCAAAAGTGCCGCTGAAGATTATCAGCAGTTGCGTGACGAACTCGGCCGTCGCCCCACTGCTACAGAGTTTTTCCACAAAGGTTATTCACTGCCGAAAGTACGCCAGCAAGCGGGCAGCTGGCTCGACTTAGTGGCGGCGCAAGAACATGACGCAGAACTACAGCAGTTGTTAGCTGCGCACGCTGAGTTCTTTTCGCTCGGCGTGGAAACAACAAGCATGAACAAAAGCTTTAAAGGCTTTTTGTATCAAGCCTTTTTAGAGCTGGACGGCGTACGCGGTGCAGTGAACACAGCACAACTGGCACAACGCAGCCACCGTTTGCTTGAGCATCGACCCGACGACATGCGCAATGAGCTGCCCGCCAACCTGCAAACGGTCAGTGCCGAGAGCAAAGCCTGGCTAACCTACTGGCGCAAAAACCCCATCAATTTTTCCTGCAAGCAAGATAAAAGCAGCAGCCAAGCATGGTTTATAGAACAAGACGACAACTTTGCTCTGAACTTCAGTGTTGCAGCGCACCTGCAGGAGGCCTTTGCCAACTACTTTCAAGAATTGATCGATTTGCGCTTGGCGCAGTATTTTGCGCGTAAGAACAAGCCCTACCCGTTTGTGCCAACTCCAACTTTGCAGGCGGCTGAGGAGCCGAACAAGCTGTAA
- a CDS encoding class I SAM-dependent methyltransferase gives MTLQFYENNAEQFAQDTLNVDMSALYERFLGRLAPSSRILDAGCGAGRDTAAFLRLGYQVEAFDASAKLVEIAQRVTGIAVQHSTFLNFSSTEPFAGIWACASLLHVPASSMSATLQHLSGLLQAQGVLYVSFKYGEDDVERNGRHFTNCTEQRLQGFLAGTGLSIVETWLTADQRPDRADEQWLNALLIAQ, from the coding sequence ATGACACTCCAATTCTACGAAAACAATGCCGAACAATTCGCTCAAGATACTTTAAACGTGGATATGAGCGCTTTGTATGAACGCTTTTTAGGCAGGTTAGCGCCGTCGAGTAGAATTTTAGATGCCGGCTGCGGTGCTGGGCGCGATACGGCGGCTTTTTTACGCTTGGGTTATCAAGTCGAAGCTTTTGATGCCAGCGCTAAGTTGGTAGAGATTGCCCAGCGCGTCACTGGCATCGCTGTGCAGCACAGCACTTTTCTAAATTTCAGCAGTACAGAGCCTTTTGCTGGAATTTGGGCATGTGCATCTTTATTGCATGTGCCCGCCAGCAGCATGTCAGCAACATTGCAGCACCTCTCTGGGCTGCTGCAAGCGCAAGGCGTGCTTTATGTGTCGTTTAAATACGGCGAAGACGATGTGGAGCGTAACGGTCGCCACTTCACTAACTGCACAGAGCAGCGTTTACAGGGCTTTCTTGCTGGCACCGGCTTGAGCATTGTCGAGACTTGGCTGACCGCAGATCAGCGCCCCGATCGTGCCGATGAACAATGGCTGAATGCTTTATTAATTGCCCAATAA
- a CDS encoding 6-pyruvoyl trahydropterin synthase family protein: MVLHKVHRYHDISCGHRVYGHEGKCRHLHGHNYRVHFTCVAESGQLDTLGRVIDFGEIKSRLCMWLEDNWDHHFLMGTEDPMLASLLKIDPTVVAVPFNPTAENMAEYLVEVVAPQQLKGTGIKLQSVRIEETMKCSASYGE; encoded by the coding sequence ATGGTTCTGCATAAAGTTCACCGTTACCACGATATAAGTTGCGGTCACCGCGTATACGGTCATGAGGGCAAGTGCCGTCATCTGCATGGGCATAATTATCGTGTTCATTTCACCTGTGTTGCTGAAAGTGGCCAGCTTGATACGCTGGGTAGAGTAATTGATTTTGGCGAAATCAAATCGCGGCTGTGCATGTGGCTGGAAGACAACTGGGACCATCACTTTTTAATGGGCACTGAAGACCCAATGCTGGCAAGCTTATTAAAAATAGATCCGACCGTTGTCGCCGTTCCATTCAACCCTACAGCCGAAAATATGGCTGAGTATTTAGTTGAAGTTGTAGCGCCACAACAGCTCAAAGGTACCGGCATTAAGCTGCAGTCAGTGCGTATTGAAGAAACTATGAAGTGCTCTGCCTCTTATGGTGAGTGA